Sequence from the Methanosarcina siciliae T4/M genome:
AAGTAATGAATCGGGTTTATTCTCTTATAAGCTCGGGTTGCTGATCCTGCTCGGCGCTGTAGGCTTTTTTATTTATAAAAAGCACCAGAAGAAACTGAAAGAAAAGAACGCCGACGGAAACTGGCAAGGCGAAAACTCTCCGGACGAACAGAAGCCGGAAGAATAAATAAGAAACCTGAGCCCGTGGTTTCAATGAAATTGGCAAAGATTTTGAAAATTGCCCTGAACATGGTCAAAGCCAATAGGCTGAGGAGCTGGCTGACCATTATAGGGATCATCATAGGCATTGCCTCGGTAGTGGCAATTGTTACGACAGGGGAATATTTCCAGGAGCAGGTGACCGAAACCCTGGAAGAGCTGGGAGGCGACACCATTACAATAGTGGCCTCCACTCCTTTTAAAATCTCGTCGGAAGAAGCTGTGGGATACGAAGAAGATACGGTCGAAAGCTCGGACGGGAGTTTGGGGGCGACTGCAGAAGGCGGAGGGGAAACGGATAACGAAAACTCCGGGCCTGTGGTATACGAACCCGTAGAAGAAGCCGAACTCACGAGAATGGACGTGTTTGTCCTCCAGAGAATCCCGGATATAGAGTATGTAAACGTCAATGTTGAAGACGGAGCGGAATTAAAATTAGGGAGCGAGACGACCTATGTCCGGGTTAAAGGTGTGGACCCCGGAGTCTGGCCTGAGATCACTAATAAGAATGTGGGAGAAGGGAGAATGCTGGAGCCCGGAGACCGGGCTGTTGTGGTTATTTCAAACGAACTCGCAAAAAATACCTTCGAGCGGGAGATCCGGCTCAACCAGATGATCCTTCTCAACGGCAGGTCCTACAGGGTAATCGGGATTCTGGAAAACAGCGGGGGGCTTCTCGGGGGGATGGGGGGGCTTTTTGGGAGCAGCATTTACATGCCCTATCAGGAGGCATACTCCATCCCGTATAGTGATGAGGATATGCCTGAAAGGGAAAGAGACGTCTACGACAGTATAGAAATAAAGCTCTATGGCGGGGCAGACTATGATTCCGCTCTTGAGGAGATTGAGCGTAAATTGAGACTCTCGAGAAAGGTTACCGAAGATACGCAGGATTTCTATGTTAGCTCCTCAAAAGAAGCGATTGAGAGCACTCAAAAATTGATTAACGGTCTTACATCGTTTTTAGCCTTCATTGCAGGAATTTCTCTCCTTGTAGGCTCCACAGGGATCGCAAACACAATGTTTACCTCGGTTCTTGAGAAGACAAAAGAGATCGGAATAATGAAGGCAATAGGGGCAAAAAATCGCGATATCATGCTGATTTTCCTCTGCAACGCCGCAATGATCAGCCTTGTGGGCGGAATAATAGGCATCCTGCTGGGTACGGCTGCAGTGCAATTGATTTTGCTCCTGATTTCCGTTAAAATGAACGTGCCTTTCGAATTTGCCCTCAGCCTGAAAGGTACCCTCATTGCAACCCTTGTCTCTATAATCGTAGGGCTTATTGCAGGGCTTGTGCCTGCAAAGAATGCGGCCGAACTGAAACCTGTGGATGCTCTGAGGTATGAGTGAGGAAATTTAAAATGGCTTTATACGGACTAAAAATCGTTGAATTTCAATAAAACAAAAGTGTAAAATGGCTCTGCAGGGATCACTACAGAGCCGCCAGAAAAACGAAGGAACAAGTCAAAGCCTTATGTAGCTATTTTCTGTAGCTTTTGATACTTCGGTGATGTCCATCACATCAAGCCGCATCGTCGGAGAGACCTCTTTTTCCGGCACTCCCACCCTTATGAGCATCTGGATAGTTTCGTTTTCCCCTGTATATGCCTCGTGGATTTCCATATATATTTCAGCCATTTCAGGATACTCTTCAAGAGCCTGGCTCATGGGCTGCATGGCGTATCCCATATCCGTAGCTGCGAGCAGGAAACGGCTGTACAGGATTCCTGCTTCGACCTGTGCCGTGCGGCTATTACCCTTCGTAATTATCAAAGCATATGCCGGCGTATTTTCAACTGCAGATTCCGTCTGGCTGAGAAAGGATTGCCCCGATACTTCTGGAGAATTCAAAAAAGGAAAGAGACTGATCAGGCCCTGCATCAGATGTATGTTAAAGGCCGGGAGCCCCTGCCCATCCAGGCTGAAGCCGTACCTATACTCATTTTTCTTCCATTCATTGGGCCTGAATAGCTCAAAGCCTTCCTTCTGTATCCCATCGTTTCCAGTTTCAACTTCTGCTGCCCTTAGAACAATGTTTCCGAGCGATTCAAGGCTTTCAGGGTCCTGGAAAATCAGGATTGTGACATTTTCTGTGCTCAGGGCTTCAAGTGTTTCAATATCTTCCTTAGAAAGCTGCATTTCTCTGTAAGGAACCCTGTATGCGTCAGGCACAAACATTGATTTATAGAGAATAGAAGACTCAGGCTCAGTTTCTCTGGTAGTTTCCTTAAGAATCACTCTTGCAACCGGTTTGCTCCCCAGGTTTGTGGCAGTGCCCTCCGGCCCGTATTCCCCTTCCGGAAAAAGCTGCATTTCGGCTTCGTACCCCAGATTTCCCGCTGCAACTCCGACGTATTCCAGGAAAGTCCCCTGGCTGATGGTAACCTGTCGGCCCGGAGGGTCGGCTTTGGGGCTAAGTCTGCCAGGGTCAACATAAAGGAGGAAGCTGTTCTCTCCTTCAAGTACCACTCTCCAGGACTGCAGGTTGTGGGAATTCGGAGCAAGCACCCCGTGCGCCAGGACCTGGACCCTTGGGTCTTCGAACTGTGTGTGATAGGTCCCCGACCATGGCTCAAGATATTTCTTCGGAAGAAAGGCTCCGTCTACCATAACAAGTGAAAAAATTCCGATTACGAGAATACCTAAAACTGCAAATGTAACCTTATGCATGGCGATCAAAACCAGAATGTTACCCCCTAATATGAGTTTTCATAAAAATCGATAAACATCTAATCACAAGATGCTAATTCAAGAGACGTTAGTACATGGAATAGACGTTAGTATATAAGATGCCATTATTTTTTAAACTTCCACTTTGGGCAATTACCTGCTTATGGAATTACTTGTCTTTCGAGTTTCGCCCCTCTTTTCTTTATTAGAATTTAAGTTCCCTGATCTTAATTACGTTCCCTGACCTTAAAATCCTGTATTCTACCTCGAAGGAACTTGCTTAAGAAAAGATCTCCAAACTTGAAGTAAAAAGAAAAAATCAGCAGATATATAATATCCATTTTTGAGAAAACTATATATTATAATGTGAAAAACTATATATAATCATAAAAGTAGGTATGTGATATTTTATATGGAGAGAAAAAATGGATAGTATAAAGTTATTTAAGCAGGTTACGGATGTTATAACCACAGTCATCCTTTACATACTGCTTCTGGCTTTAATTCTGGGAATGGCAAAAACCTTACTTGAGATCCGCTTCATAATTTTTGAGTCCCTTGAAAGCGGCTTCAACCACATGGTAACAAGTGTACTGACAGTTTTCATTGTTATAGACCTTTTCAAAGCCTTTGTCGATTACCACGAACACGATAGGATCAAACTCACGGATATAACGGATGCCACGATCCTGATAGTCCTGCGGGAGATCGCCGTAGGTCTTTATTCCCAGAAGTTCGGGTATGAATTTATTCTGAGCCTCGCCGTTCTGCTGCTTGTGCTCGGCATAATAAGAGTACTCGCGGTCAAATACTCCCCTGCAAAAATCCAGGTACCTTCTACCCCTGTAAAAGAAGAAGAAGAAGAAGTGCAGCCTTTAAAAACAGGCCTTAATGCCCTGCTTGACCGCTGCAGTTCCGGGCCCGAAAGAAATTAAGCGTTAACTGCAGACAGGCTAATAGATACAGTCTAATATTTTACAGTCCAATATTACTTCGCCTCAATACATTCTCACTTGCCTCCGACAGGCAGACTGAGAAACCTTACATTTTTTTTGGATTCAATCTTCCCCCATCAAAAAAATACCTGGCTTGACCTCGAGAACCTCATAAAAATACACCATTAAACATAAACTCCTCCGCCAGCTTGTCTGATGGCCCTTCACAAAACAAAGAAGAGCAAAACAAATGAAAGATAAATAAAGGCCGAAAATTATACCGGTTTGATCAATTCGGTTCTCGTTTATGCTTACGAGCTCACGCAGCAGCTTACTTTTTTCTTCATTTTTACGGGAAAGACCGCTCTCCTGCGTCGAGCGGGACAATAACGACACAGGGGACAATAACGACACAGTACAGCAAGTATGGTTTTAAAGCTCAGGTCTATTATTTAATCTGATTTAGACATGTTATAAATGATTTTTTACATTCCATTTTTTAATCAAGATAACTCCATTATGAAAAAGCCGCGCTGTAAGCGCGGTAAATTTCCGTGAAGACGTCTAATAAGGTTGTTTTGTTTCCTCTAAACCTACAAATCGTTCTTCCTTTTTTACATCTATCAACAAAAATCTATAGCCACCACTACCGTTATTCAATCCTTTTCCTCATCTCTCCTCTCCTACCATGTTACTTTATGTCGGGACTTGGAAAGGTTTTTTATTCTTTTCTACCGACCAAATAATCCTTATCATCTTTTTAGCTGCCGCACAAAGTGCAGTATTGTAGTGTTTCCCCTCACTTATTTTCTTCATGAAATACTGCTTTATCACCGGATTATGCATCTTTGCTTGCACAACAGCTCTCCCCAAAACCCATCTTAACAATCTTGATCCTCTTTTGTTAGGTCCTGAAATAACTTCCTTGTTCCCAGACTTTTTTACTTTTGGATCATATCCTGCAAAAGCGACTATCTGGTCTGGATGTTGAAAGTTCTCCACGTCTCCAAGTTCCGCCCAGATCATAGCCGCCATTAAATCACTAATTCCAGGAATTGTCTGAAGGTAATGCTTATCCTTCAACGTTTCCCAAGCAGCCAAAATCCTGGTTTCCACTTCTTTTATCTGGCTTTCCATGTATTCAATCAGGTTAAGCAAGGACTTGACCTCAAATAATAAAGCCTCCTCAATAAAGTCAGGAGAAATTGAATCTTTCGCCATTTCTAAGAGTTTTCTTGTTTTCTCAGGACTGTAATGATTTCTGCTCGTTTTTTTCATAAACTCATAGAGCTTTTCCTCTCCCATTCCAAGCATATCTGAGGGTCTTGGTACTTCATTTAGAATGGCTATAGATGTTTTAGTGAATATGCTGGAAAACATCTGGTCATATCGGGGAAAGATAAGATGTACGTTACGTATTAACCGCTTCTTTAGATTAGCCACATTTGATTTCAACTTGAAATGGAATCCACAGTATTCTTTCAATTCCATTCTTTTTTTATCGCCATAACAGGTTTTTGGCGCCTCCCCAAATTGAAGTATCGCAGCAATTGTTTTTGCATCGATTTTATCGGTTTTTGATCCCCTAATGTTGACCGCTGCAAACCCCTTTACCTGAGAAGGATTGTAGGCATGAATTTCATAGTGTTTTGAAAGTTCCGAATATATGGCATACCAGTATATTCCCGTAGCTTCCATTCCAATCCGAGGAATTGAATTTAATCTATTAGATACTGATTCCACACGTTCTATGAATTTCTCGATACTGCTTTTTAAATTCTTGATTTGGATATACCTTCCAATCTGTTTACCCTCATCGTCCAAAATACAGGCTTCATGAGCATCCTTAGCGATATCAATACCGATGTTCAAATACATTTTTTGATCCCCCACAATACGATTTTATAGGCTGGAGACCAAATATCCCTCTGCTCTCTACAGATCGTAAGCTCGTGGAAAATCGCCAGACTCTGTGAGCACAGAGCTGTAACATGTTAAATTGCCGGAGAGCCGTAGGAGTGAGGGTGGTAGTCTAAGATAGCCGGACAATGCCGTAAGTCCTAATAACTACCCTCCCAGCCTACGTTTGTTTTTATGAAAATGCAGCAATAAAAGTATGCTGCAATTATCATTTATACGAGTCCTCTTGAGTGAGCGAAGCGAGCGAAAAGGACAGCGGGCTCCCAAATCGCAATTCGGGCGGTATAGAAGAATTAAAATGGAATTCCCTGATATAGGAAGGTTGAAATGAAGAAAAATATTCAGAATCTCAGTTCCGGAAAGACTTTGAGTGAACCTGTTATCCGGACTATTTACGGCTTCCTCCTTGATTCATACGGGCCTCAGGGCTGGTGGCCCCTCATAGAACTGCATGATGGAAACGGGACAAATCCCACAAAAACAGGAGCCATCCGGGGGTATCATCCAGGAGATTATACCTATCCGCATACCGAAAGCCAGCAGTTTGAGATTATCTGCGGGGCTCTGCTTACACAGAATACGAACTGGCAGCAGGTTGAAAAAGCCCTTATCAACCTCAGGCAAACGGACTCCCTTTCTCCGGAAGGAATCCTTTCCACTGACATGGAAAACTTAAAGGCAGCCATAAAGTCCGCAGGCTATTATAACCAGAAAGCAATTCGTCTCAAAATTCTTGCAGATTGGTTCACGGATTTGAAAAGCCGAACGCCTGAAAGGGAAGAATTGCTCTCGCTAAAAGGGGTTGGACCCGAAACTGCCGACTCTATTCTGCTTTATGCCTTTAAACAGCCCTCATTTGTGGTTGATGCATACACCAGAAGAGTTGTGAGCAACCTTGGCCTGGCTGAGGAGAAAGCGAAGTATTCTGAAATCAAGGCCCTGTTTGAAGAGAATGTGCCGGGAGACCCGGTTATCTATCAGGAATATCATGCCCTTCTTGTGGAACATGCAAAGAGGTATTATCAAAAGAAAATCAGTTATTCAAGATGTCCACTTCTAAGGCTTGTTTCGGACTGAAGGCTCGTTTCGGACTGAAAAATCCTCTGGCTTTTCTACGGCTTAAAAGATTTTAAAGGGGGAGAAATAGCTACTGGTGAAACTTCGGCTGAAGTTTTCGCTGTATTATGTTTCTTTACCCGACTTAAATACTGGTTTAAATGACCAGGTTCTCGGAAGGCAGTTAAATGCCTGCTTGAATACTTGATCTTATCCAGAGCTTCGTTACGCGTTGATCTGTGTTTTCCTTTCTTTTTTCACGAGGCAGTTTGTTCTTATAAGAGCTTTATTCCGTACCAGTCGGAAATTTCAGCGTCAAGAACCCCTTCATGGACCATCTTCTCGATCTCGTTTTCGACCTGTCCGTAAGTGAACTTGTAGTCGTATGAGATCGCAGAGATCACATCCGGGCAATGGCAGAACCTATCCGGAAATGCCTTATTGAACATTGCCACGTTCTCGATAATTAAGTTCCTGATTTTTTCCATTTTTATATCACCTTTTTTGTTTTTAATGCATATTTTTCATGTTTATGTCTAGTTTCTGGACTCTCTTCGACATATTAGAGTTGTCTGCCATATATAAATAGATTTTCCAAGTCGTAAATATATATCATATATATCTATATAGCTTTAATTTATCGATCGGAGCATATTTTGTTAATATAAATTGCTCACATTGAACATTTACTCGGATGATTGGTAAAAACTTTTAGAACCATTCACAGAAAAAAGCATGGAAGAGACGGAGGAAACAATTATTAGAGTAAAAGTATATACAAAGCAATGGGGACACGAAATAAATAACACTATATTAACTTTTGTTCACTTATTCTTACGAAAGCGAATATGCCAGACAGGAAAAATATAACTTTCAGTTAATCCGATGGCAATGAATTTTTGGATTTCATGAGCCAATTTTAGGGCCAGGGTAAGAGGGGAGCTCGGAAGAGAAAAGGAGAAAAAATGGATCAGTTAGTATCTAAGAATCCGAATCCCGTGCTTCGGGCAGGGACTGACGGGAGTATTTTTTATTCAAATAAGGCAGCTGAGCCTTTACTGTATATCTGGGATATTGGAGGACAAGGGAAATTACCTCATTCTATGGAAACCATTATTAAAAGAGTTGTTTCCAGGAATGACCCCGAAAAAATAGAAGTCAAAGTGGGTAAAAAATTGTATCTCATAGACTTCCAGCCCGTGCCAGAAAAGGAATTTGTAAACATTTACGGGCTTGATATAAGTGAACAGAAAAAACTGGGAAAAAAACTCAGTATCAAAGAAAAACAATATGATGCTCTTTATACCCTTGGAAAAATGGCTTTTAAATGCGAAAACCTTCAGGCCTTTATGGATAAAAGTGTAAAACTGATCGCAAAGACCCTGAACCTTGAATTTTGCAAAATCCTTGAACTTACCCCCAATGGAAATTTCCTGCTCAAAGCAGGTATCGGCTGGAAACCCGGACTTGTGGGAAAAGCCGTTGTGGAAGGAGGAAAATCATCTCAGGCAGGATATACTATTTTTTCAAAGGTTCCTGTAATTGTAAGGGACTTTGCAGAAGAAAACCGCTTTGAAGCCCCGGAAATCCTGAGCTCCCACAACATTGCAAGCGGGGTGAGCGTCATTATAGGAGATGTGGAAAAACCCTTCGGAGTACTGGGAGCCCATTCCACAAAGAAAAGAAAGTTTACTGCGGCTGAGACCTACTTTTTAAACTCTGTTGCCCTTGTGATTGCGGAGGTTATCGAGCACAGGCAAGTTGTAGAAGAATTAAATAAGTACAGGGAACACTTGGAAGAGCTCGTTAAAGAAAGGACTTCTGAGCTTACAGAAACAAATAAACAGCTGTTCAGTGAGATCTCGGTCCGCAAACAGGTGGAAAAAGACCTTCAAAACAACATATGCTTCCTTGAAACAATACTTGACGCCATCCCCTCTCCTGTATTTTATAGAAACCTTGCAGGCATCTACCAGGGCTGCAATGAAATGTTTGCAAAGCATGTCCTTGGCCTTCCGAAAGAAAAAGTAATAGGACACTCCATGTACGAATTTAGAGAACAGTACTCGGAAGAAACGCTTAACACTTCCATCTATTATGACAGGATACTCCTGGGGGGAGGAAAAAGCCTACCTCATGAATTGAAAATAAAGTGTGCAGACGGAAAGGTACGGAATTTTCTCTCCCACAAAGCCATTTACAGCAATATTGCCGGGGAAGTAATCGGAATTGTGGGTGTCATGCTTGATATTACCGAACGCAAAAAAGCAGAAGAAACCCTTTTAAAAACGGAGGAAATCAGGAAAAAAGAGATCCATCATAGAATTAAAAATAACCTTCAGGTAATCTCATCCCTGCTCAGCCTTCAGGCCGAATATTTCAGTGATCTAAAGGTAAAAGAATCCTTCAAAGACAGCCAGAACCGGGTCATCTCAATGTCCCTGATCCATGAGGAACTGTATAAAACAAGAGAAACTGTGGATGTCGAAACCTTCGATTTTAAAGCATATATCCAGAAACTGGCGAATGAACTTTTCAGGTCATACCTGGTAGGAAGTGAAGATATTCGCTTAAAACTGGATGTGGAAAGTGCATTTCTCGGGATGGATACCGGGATTCCCCTGGGGATTATTGTCAATGAGCTTGTATCTAACTCTTTAAAGCATGCTTTTCCCGAAGGAAGAAGTGGAGAAATCCAGATCAAACTCCACCATACAGGCAGCATTCAGAAGAAAGGTTGTAACGGGCATCTCGGAAACTGTGAAATCTCAGAGTTCTTGCTTACAGTTTCGGATAACGGCATCGGCTTTCCTGAGGATTTTGATTTAAAAAGTACCTTTTCTCTCGGACTTCAACTTGTAAATATCCTTGTAGAGCAGATTGAAGGCAACATCGAACTTGGAAGAGGAAAAGGGACAGAATTCCGGATTAAATTCAGAGAACAGGGGAGCAAAGAAAAGTGCGAAAACGGGAAAAACGAAAATAACGTATCTTTTTAAAGCGGAGTAGTTTGTCTTTGATCCCTGTAACTACATCTCAACATTAGGGAACAGAGAAAGTTATTTTTCGAGCACCAGAGAGCAATTTTTTACCGTAT
This genomic interval carries:
- a CDS encoding ABC transporter permease produces the protein MKLAKILKIALNMVKANRLRSWLTIIGIIIGIASVVAIVTTGEYFQEQVTETLEELGGDTITIVASTPFKISSEEAVGYEEDTVESSDGSLGATAEGGGETDNENSGPVVYEPVEEAELTRMDVFVLQRIPDIEYVNVNVEDGAELKLGSETTYVRVKGVDPGVWPEITNKNVGEGRMLEPGDRAVVVISNELAKNTFEREIRLNQMILLNGRSYRVIGILENSGGLLGGMGGLFGSSIYMPYQEAYSIPYSDEDMPERERDVYDSIEIKLYGGADYDSALEEIERKLRLSRKVTEDTQDFYVSSSKEAIESTQKLINGLTSFLAFIAGISLLVGSTGIANTMFTSVLEKTKEIGIMKAIGAKNRDIMLIFLCNAAMISLVGGIIGILLGTAAVQLILLLISVKMNVPFEFALSLKGTLIATLVSIIVGLIAGLVPAKNAAELKPVDALRYE
- a CDS encoding endonuclease III domain-containing protein, whose protein sequence is MKKNIQNLSSGKTLSEPVIRTIYGFLLDSYGPQGWWPLIELHDGNGTNPTKTGAIRGYHPGDYTYPHTESQQFEIICGALLTQNTNWQQVEKALINLRQTDSLSPEGILSTDMENLKAAIKSAGYYNQKAIRLKILADWFTDLKSRTPEREELLSLKGVGPETADSILLYAFKQPSFVVDAYTRRVVSNLGLAEEKAKYSEIKALFEENVPGDPVIYQEYHALLVEHAKRYYQKKISYSRCPLLRLVSD
- a CDS encoding histidine kinase dimerization/phosphoacceptor domain -containing protein, coding for MDQLVSKNPNPVLRAGTDGSIFYSNKAAEPLLYIWDIGGQGKLPHSMETIIKRVVSRNDPEKIEVKVGKKLYLIDFQPVPEKEFVNIYGLDISEQKKLGKKLSIKEKQYDALYTLGKMAFKCENLQAFMDKSVKLIAKTLNLEFCKILELTPNGNFLLKAGIGWKPGLVGKAVVEGGKSSQAGYTIFSKVPVIVRDFAEENRFEAPEILSSHNIASGVSVIIGDVEKPFGVLGAHSTKKRKFTAAETYFLNSVALVIAEVIEHRQVVEELNKYREHLEELVKERTSELTETNKQLFSEISVRKQVEKDLQNNICFLETILDAIPSPVFYRNLAGIYQGCNEMFAKHVLGLPKEKVIGHSMYEFREQYSEETLNTSIYYDRILLGGGKSLPHELKIKCADGKVRNFLSHKAIYSNIAGEVIGIVGVMLDITERKKAEETLLKTEEIRKKEIHHRIKNNLQVISSLLSLQAEYFSDLKVKESFKDSQNRVISMSLIHEELYKTRETVDVETFDFKAYIQKLANELFRSYLVGSEDIRLKLDVESAFLGMDTGIPLGIIVNELVSNSLKHAFPEGRSGEIQIKLHHTGSIQKKGCNGHLGNCEISEFLLTVSDNGIGFPEDFDLKSTFSLGLQLVNILVEQIEGNIELGRGKGTEFRIKFREQGSKEKCENGKNENNVSF
- a CDS encoding IS110 family RNA-guided transposase, which translates into the protein MYLNIGIDIAKDAHEACILDDEGKQIGRYIQIKNLKSSIEKFIERVESVSNRLNSIPRIGMEATGIYWYAIYSELSKHYEIHAYNPSQVKGFAAVNIRGSKTDKIDAKTIAAILQFGEAPKTCYGDKKRMELKEYCGFHFKLKSNVANLKKRLIRNVHLIFPRYDQMFSSIFTKTSIAILNEVPRPSDMLGMGEEKLYEFMKKTSRNHYSPEKTRKLLEMAKDSISPDFIEEALLFEVKSLLNLIEYMESQIKEVETRILAAWETLKDKHYLQTIPGISDLMAAMIWAELGDVENFQHPDQIVAFAGYDPKVKKSGNKEVISGPNKRGSRLLRWVLGRAVVQAKMHNPVIKQYFMKKISEGKHYNTALCAAAKKMIRIIWSVEKNKKPFQVPT
- a CDS encoding phosphate-starvation-inducible PsiE family protein; amino-acid sequence: MDSIKLFKQVTDVITTVILYILLLALILGMAKTLLEIRFIIFESLESGFNHMVTSVLTVFIVIDLFKAFVDYHEHDRIKLTDITDATILIVLREIAVGLYSQKFGYEFILSLAVLLLVLGIIRVLAVKYSPAKIQVPSTPVKEEEEEVQPLKTGLNALLDRCSSGPERN
- a CDS encoding Acg family FMN-binding oxidoreductase; its protein translation is MHKVTFAVLGILVIGIFSLVMVDGAFLPKKYLEPWSGTYHTQFEDPRVQVLAHGVLAPNSHNLQSWRVVLEGENSFLLYVDPGRLSPKADPPGRQVTISQGTFLEYVGVAAGNLGYEAEMQLFPEGEYGPEGTATNLGSKPVARVILKETTRETEPESSILYKSMFVPDAYRVPYREMQLSKEDIETLEALSTENVTILIFQDPESLESLGNIVLRAAEVETGNDGIQKEGFELFRPNEWKKNEYRYGFSLDGQGLPAFNIHLMQGLISLFPFLNSPEVSGQSFLSQTESAVENTPAYALIITKGNSRTAQVEAGILYSRFLLAATDMGYAMQPMSQALEEYPEMAEIYMEIHEAYTGENETIQMLIRVGVPEKEVSPTMRLDVMDITEVSKATENSYIRL